A region of the Coriobacteriia bacterium genome:
GAAGCCGTGCTGACCGAGGCGGCGCGGGACACCGCCGAAGGCTACTAGTGTCCGCTGGGGGATCGGTGCGAGCGGGGGATTCCTGGGAGGGGCAACGCCGGCGTCCGCCGGCGCACGGGGTCGTCGGACCTCCCGCGGTCGAGACGCTGCTCTCGGGAAGCCGGCTGTGGCGCATCCATCGCAGCGACACACTCGGAGCGGACTACACGAACGTCGCGGCGGGAGAGCGTTCCGGCGGGAGGTTCGACGTGCCGGAGGAGGCGGTCGGTCACCTCTACGCCGGGGACGGCTTGGAGGCGGC
Encoded here:
- a CDS encoding RES family NAD+ phosphorylase, which gives rise to MSAGGSVRAGDSWEGQRRRPPAHGVVGPPAVETLLSGSRLWRIHRSDTLGADYTNVAAGERSGGRFDVPEEAVGHLYAGDGLEAAVAETLLRRTPLADQGPRIVPFARVAGRTLSVLEVRRDLRLIALHGPAAAAIGQGLWLTKCDAADYPLT